From the genome of Candidatus Methylacidiphilales bacterium, one region includes:
- a CDS encoding pyruvate carboxylase, protein MKSGSHAKLPAKSRPPSASSPSFIPIKKLLVANRSEIAIRIFRSATELGLRTVAIYAEEDRFSMHRFKADEAYQLDKSKGPVGAYLDINGIIALAVEKGVDAIHPGYGFLSENPAFARACQSAGIVFVGPKPELLELMGDKVAARALVEKLKLPTLPGTKDPISNRKKALQAAKQIGFPLMIKAAFGGGGRGMRVVQKESDLDRLLDEAQTEADRAFGNPAVFLEKFISRAKHLEVQILGDKHGNVVHLYERDCSIQRRHQKAVEIAPSVGIDESIRQELFNASVAIASEVGYDNAGTIEFLYDADQKEWFFIEMNPRIQVEHTVTEEITNIDIVRSQILIAQGHPLHGTEAGIPAQEEIPCIGNAIQCRVTTEDPGNGFTPDYGEILTYRSAAGFGIRLDGGMATAGAVITPFYDSLLVKITAHGKNFPIVLQRMERSLREFRIRGVKTNIPFLENVILNETFRAGQATTRLIDSTPELFEFKPRKDRATRLLAFLGEVIVNGNPHAKGFKPVKIPAEAILPKFDHKQEPPPGSRQRLLELGPRKFCDWVLAQKQLLLTDTTFRDAHQSLLATRVRTYDMAAVADAVARLTPQLFSLEMWGGATFDTAMRFLHEDPWDRLRLLRARVPNICFQMLFRGSNAVGYSNYPDNVVAGFVKHAAEEGIDIFRIFDSLNYAPNLKVGMEAALKTHAICEAAICYTGNILDPKRDKYPLKYYVKFAKELERMGAHMLAIKDMAGLCRPHAAYKLVKALKEEIGIPIHFHTHDTSGINAASILQAAEAGVDVADAAIASMSGSTSQPNLNSIVAALQFHRRDTGLDLDTLNEFSDYWEQIRTYYEPFDTAPGSGSAEVYLHEMPGGQYTNLKEQAASMDIAHRWSEIARCYADVNKLLGDIVKVTPSSKVVGDLTMFLITRGIQPKDVPNLPPGTDFPESVIDMLAGGLGQPLGGWPKKLQKTVLGSRKPLKGRPGASAQAVNFKQLREELKGKLRRDPSDSDVYSHLMYPAVFAEFVKFQKDYGDVSVLPTCPFFYGLKINQEISVHIEEGKTLFVRLVNVSDADQEGKRQVVFDLNGLPRHTTVQDKSIKPQTQPRQKADPADSLQVAAPIPGMVTSLAVSVGSKVKQGDKLLILEAMKMTTTLSSPVDGVVAELHVKVGETVESKDLILKLRAEK, encoded by the coding sequence CTTTCGCGCGGGCCTGCCAGTCAGCCGGAATTGTTTTCGTCGGGCCCAAACCCGAATTGCTGGAGTTGATGGGCGACAAAGTGGCGGCGCGCGCGCTGGTTGAAAAGCTCAAGCTCCCGACTTTGCCCGGAACCAAGGATCCGATTTCAAACCGGAAAAAAGCGCTGCAAGCCGCAAAACAAATCGGCTTTCCGCTCATGATCAAAGCGGCATTCGGCGGCGGTGGCCGCGGCATGCGCGTGGTGCAAAAGGAGTCCGACCTGGACCGCCTGCTCGACGAAGCCCAAACCGAGGCCGACCGCGCCTTTGGCAATCCCGCCGTTTTTTTGGAAAAATTCATTTCACGGGCGAAACACCTGGAAGTGCAGATTCTCGGCGACAAGCACGGCAATGTGGTACATCTCTACGAGCGCGATTGCTCGATCCAGCGCCGGCACCAGAAGGCAGTGGAAATAGCGCCCTCCGTCGGAATCGACGAAAGTATCCGCCAGGAACTGTTTAACGCCTCGGTGGCGATAGCAAGCGAAGTCGGATATGACAACGCGGGAACCATCGAGTTCCTCTATGACGCGGACCAGAAGGAATGGTTCTTCATCGAAATGAACCCGCGCATCCAGGTGGAGCATACGGTCACGGAAGAAATCACCAACATCGACATCGTCCGCTCGCAGATTCTCATCGCGCAGGGCCATCCGTTGCACGGAACCGAGGCGGGCATTCCGGCGCAGGAGGAAATCCCCTGCATCGGCAACGCCATCCAGTGCCGTGTTACGACCGAGGACCCCGGAAACGGGTTCACTCCGGACTATGGCGAGATACTGACCTACCGCTCGGCGGCCGGATTCGGCATCCGCCTTGACGGAGGAATGGCCACGGCTGGAGCGGTCATCACGCCGTTCTATGATTCGCTCCTGGTGAAAATCACCGCGCATGGAAAAAACTTCCCGATCGTTCTGCAGCGCATGGAACGTTCCCTGCGCGAATTCCGCATCCGCGGGGTCAAGACCAACATTCCCTTTTTGGAAAACGTCATTCTCAACGAAACGTTCCGGGCCGGCCAGGCAACCACGCGGCTCATTGACAGTACGCCCGAACTGTTTGAGTTCAAACCGCGCAAGGACCGGGCGACCCGGTTGCTCGCTTTTTTGGGTGAAGTGATCGTCAACGGGAACCCGCACGCCAAGGGATTCAAACCGGTAAAAATTCCCGCTGAAGCGATCCTGCCGAAGTTTGACCACAAACAGGAACCGCCGCCCGGCTCCCGGCAGCGGCTGCTCGAACTCGGCCCCCGGAAATTTTGCGACTGGGTGCTTGCGCAGAAGCAGTTGCTTCTTACCGACACGACATTCCGCGACGCGCATCAGTCCCTGCTGGCCACCCGGGTCCGGACGTATGACATGGCAGCGGTGGCCGACGCCGTGGCGCGGCTGACGCCACAGTTGTTCAGCCTGGAGATGTGGGGCGGGGCAACCTTTGACACAGCCATGCGTTTTTTGCATGAAGATCCCTGGGACCGTCTGCGCCTTTTGCGAGCCCGGGTTCCGAACATCTGCTTCCAGATGCTGTTCCGCGGTTCCAACGCGGTGGGTTATTCCAATTATCCTGACAATGTGGTGGCGGGATTTGTCAAGCATGCGGCGGAGGAAGGCATCGACATCTTCCGCATCTTCGACTCCCTGAATTACGCTCCCAACCTGAAGGTTGGAATGGAAGCGGCGCTGAAAACGCATGCCATTTGCGAGGCGGCAATCTGTTATACCGGCAACATCCTGGACCCGAAGAGGGACAAATATCCGCTCAAGTATTATGTGAAGTTTGCGAAGGAGCTGGAGCGCATGGGGGCGCACATGCTGGCCATCAAGGACATGGCCGGATTGTGCAGGCCGCATGCCGCCTACAAACTGGTCAAGGCCCTCAAGGAAGAAATCGGCATCCCCATTCATTTCCACACGCACGACACCAGCGGAATCAATGCGGCCTCGATTTTGCAGGCGGCCGAGGCGGGCGTGGACGTCGCGGACGCCGCCATCGCTTCCATGTCCGGCTCCACAAGCCAGCCGAATCTCAATTCCATTGTCGCGGCCCTGCAATTCCATCGCAGGGACACCGGGCTGGATTTGGATACCTTGAACGAATTTTCAGACTATTGGGAGCAGATCCGGACGTATTACGAGCCTTTCGACACCGCGCCCGGCTCCGGTTCCGCCGAAGTCTATCTGCATGAAATGCCCGGCGGCCAATACACCAACCTGAAGGAGCAGGCGGCGAGCATGGACATCGCGCATCGCTGGTCCGAGATCGCCCGCTGCTATGCGGACGTGAATAAATTGTTAGGCGACATTGTCAAGGTGACGCCCAGCAGCAAGGTCGTCGGCGACCTGACCATGTTCCTGATTACGCGCGGCATTCAGCCCAAGGACGTGCCCAATCTGCCGCCCGGAACGGACTTTCCGGAATCGGTAATCGACATGCTTGCCGGCGGACTGGGCCAGCCCTTGGGCGGGTGGCCGAAGAAGCTGCAAAAAACCGTCCTGGGCAGCCGCAAGCCGTTGAAAGGCCGTCCGGGCGCCTCGGCGCAGGCGGTCAATTTCAAGCAGCTTCGCGAGGAGCTGAAAGGCAAATTGCGGCGCGACCCGTCTGACAGCGATGTGTACAGCCACCTGATGTACCCCGCTGTGTTTGCCGAATTTGTAAAATTCCAAAAGGACTACGGCGACGTTTCGGTTCTGCCGACCTGCCCCTTCTTTTATGGATTGAAAATCAACCAGGAAATTTCCGTCCACATCGAGGAGGGAAAAACATTGTTCGTCCGCCTTGTCAATGTGAGCGATGCGGACCAGGAAGGCAAACGGCAGGTGGTGTTTGATCTCAATGGTTTGCCACGGCATACGACCGTGCAGGACAAATCGATCAAGCCGCAGACCCAACCGCGGCAAAAGGCCGACCCTGCCGATTCCCTGCAGGTCGCAGCCCCGATTCCGGGCATGGTGACATCGCTGGCTGTTAGTGTGGGCTCGAAGGTGAAACAGGGCGACAAGCTGCTTATCCTTGAGGCCATGAAAATGACCACCACACTATCATCGCCGGTGGATGGCGTCGTCGCGGAGCTTCATGTCAAGGTGGGCGAGACGGTTGAAAGCAAAGACCTGATCCTCAAGCTGCGCGCGGAGAAATAG
- a CDS encoding helix-turn-helix transcriptional regulator: MKKTNFDRYLEEQHKDPAFEARFKRAGEAWDVALQITNLRKMAGLSQAELARRLSTSQQQVSRLESPSYEGHSLSMLRRVADVLHARVHVSFSPVTTCHVAEKSAAYRTKKQASGKA, from the coding sequence ATGAAAAAAACCAATTTTGACAGGTATTTAGAAGAGCAGCACAAAGATCCCGCCTTCGAAGCGCGATTCAAACGCGCGGGAGAAGCCTGGGACGTTGCACTTCAAATTACGAACCTCCGCAAAATGGCAGGCCTCAGCCAGGCGGAACTCGCGCGTCGGTTGAGCACCTCCCAGCAACAGGTCAGCCGGCTGGAGTCTCCGAGTTATGAAGGCCATTCGTTGTCCATGCTCCGCAGGGTGGCCGATGTCCTTCATGCCCGGGTACACGTCAGCTTTAGCCCAGTCACAACCTGCCATGTGGCCGAAAAGTCCGCAGCCTATCGGACGAAAAAGCAGGCCTCTGGCAAAGCATAA
- a CDS encoding type II toxin-antitoxin system RelE/ParE family toxin: protein MEFTVEFYESETGKKPVLEFLEELKETNPDDHAAVMAGLNKLKNRQCHREPLSKDIGDNLYELRHIGKLNTRVLWFFTKGRRIILVHGIRNKAWKIPVSDKETALARMKDWMEREATR from the coding sequence ATGGAATTCACTGTAGAGTTTTATGAATCGGAGACCGGGAAAAAACCGGTTCTCGAATTTTTGGAGGAGCTAAAGGAAACCAATCCAGATGACCATGCCGCTGTGATGGCGGGCTTGAACAAGTTGAAAAATCGCCAATGTCATCGGGAACCCCTCTCCAAGGATATCGGGGATAACCTTTATGAACTTCGGCATATTGGGAAGCTGAACACCCGGGTTCTATGGTTTTTTACCAAGGGACGCAGAATCATTCTTGTTCATGGAATTAGGAACAAAGCCTGGAAGATTCCAGTGTCGGATAAAGAAACCGCTTTGGCACGAATGAAGGATTGGATGGAACGGGAGGCAACAAGATGA
- a CDS encoding DUF1287 domain-containing protein, giving the protein MKIPAMITLWLLTLPLSLKAAGEAAPVNIVSAARCQIGCTLRYDPSYQKLDYPGGDVPIAGGVCSDVVVRALRASMGMDLQKLVHEDMTQHFSSYPQQWGLRQPDKNIDHRRVPNLQIYFKRKGYELPVSTNPADYKAGDLVTCIVPQNLPHIMIVSDRSDAAGCPLVIHNIGGGAQEEDRLFEFKITGHYRIKPIALTCIFHTHFNDQPICAVTRPWKDTHYAYAGYCKTASK; this is encoded by the coding sequence ATGAAAATTCCGGCAATGATCACGCTTTGGCTGCTGACTCTGCCACTGTCGCTTAAGGCTGCCGGTGAGGCGGCCCCAGTGAACATTGTCAGCGCCGCCCGCTGCCAGATCGGCTGCACACTGCGTTATGATCCCAGCTACCAAAAATTGGATTATCCCGGCGGGGATGTACCAATTGCAGGCGGAGTATGCTCTGATGTGGTTGTGCGCGCCTTGCGCGCAAGCATGGGCATGGATCTTCAGAAATTAGTCCATGAAGACATGACGCAGCATTTTTCAAGTTATCCCCAGCAGTGGGGACTCAGGCAACCTGATAAAAACATTGACCATCGGCGCGTCCCTAATCTGCAGATTTATTTCAAGCGCAAGGGATACGAACTGCCCGTTTCGACAAATCCCGCGGACTATAAAGCGGGCGATCTCGTCACGTGCATTGTGCCCCAGAATCTTCCCCACATCATGATCGTCAGCGACCGCAGCGATGCGGCGGGCTGCCCCCTTGTCATTCATAACATTGGCGGTGGCGCGCAGGAAGAAGACCGGTTGTTCGAGTTCAAGATTACCGGCCACTACAGAATCAAGCCGATTGCGCTAACCTGCATATTTCACACTCATTTTAATGATCAACCTATTTGCGCTGTGACGCGACCGTGGAAAGACACGCACTACGCCTATGCAGGTTATTGCAAAACCGCCTCAAAATAA
- a CDS encoding radical SAM protein — MKIKFILPALTEAEGPFWRPIKYSLFPPLGLATLAGYLSPSDNAEIIDEHVQKLYLDDEPDIVVIQVYITNAYRAYRTADHYRKKGVFVILGGLHVTSLPQEASVHADAIFIGPAEESFPAFLKDFKNKTLQKEYTSKNRTLKGVPPIRRDLIQRELYLVPNSIVVTRGCPHHCEFCYKDAFFKGGRPFYTQNVEEALSEIERLPGRHLYFLDDHLLGHKQFARDLFNGMRGMKRIFQGAATVDSILDGDLIESAADAGLRSIFVGFESLDSSNLRQSNKRQNLGRNYRNAVNRLHELGIMINGSFVFGLDGDDHEVFERTVSWAVESGITTATFHIATPYPGTAFYQKMKDANRIMTDNWDLYDTRHVTFMPTQISAAQLKDGYDRSYREFYKWSSIFQSSLSHGALKHQLKHFFYTSGWKKFEPLWNTVIQLKKLNLMTPLLEGVLSKVTKQMHNNSAQTVPLRTVSEI; from the coding sequence ATGAAGATAAAATTCATACTGCCGGCCTTAACAGAAGCCGAGGGCCCCTTTTGGCGGCCGATTAAGTATTCGCTTTTCCCCCCTCTTGGATTGGCAACGCTTGCCGGTTATTTATCGCCATCCGACAACGCGGAAATCATCGATGAGCATGTGCAGAAATTGTACCTGGATGATGAACCGGACATTGTTGTTATCCAAGTTTATATAACCAATGCCTACCGGGCATACCGGACTGCTGACCACTATCGCAAAAAGGGCGTGTTTGTAATCCTGGGAGGATTGCATGTGACATCACTGCCACAAGAGGCGTCTGTGCATGCGGACGCTATTTTTATCGGACCTGCTGAAGAGTCGTTTCCCGCATTTTTAAAAGACTTTAAAAACAAGACACTACAAAAAGAATATACTTCGAAAAACAGGACATTGAAGGGAGTCCCGCCTATTCGCAGGGACCTGATTCAGCGGGAGTTATATTTGGTTCCAAACTCAATCGTGGTTACCAGAGGTTGTCCCCACCATTGCGAGTTTTGTTACAAGGACGCCTTTTTCAAGGGAGGGAGGCCCTTTTATACCCAGAATGTGGAGGAAGCCTTGAGCGAGATCGAGCGGCTCCCCGGACGACATCTTTACTTTTTAGACGACCACTTGCTCGGACATAAACAATTTGCCCGTGATTTATTCAATGGAATGAGGGGCATGAAGAGAATTTTTCAAGGCGCGGCCACAGTGGACTCCATACTGGATGGCGACCTGATTGAATCGGCTGCGGATGCCGGCCTGAGGAGCATTTTTGTGGGATTTGAGAGTTTGGATTCATCAAATCTGAGGCAGAGCAATAAACGGCAAAATCTGGGCAGAAATTATCGCAATGCCGTCAATAGGTTGCATGAACTGGGGATTATGATAAACGGGAGTTTTGTTTTTGGCTTGGATGGCGACGACCATGAAGTATTTGAAAGGACGGTTTCATGGGCGGTCGAGTCCGGAATTACAACCGCCACCTTTCATATTGCCACACCCTATCCTGGAACCGCATTTTATCAGAAGATGAAGGATGCAAACCGCATCATGACCGATAATTGGGACCTATACGACACCCGCCATGTTACATTCATGCCCACGCAAATAAGCGCCGCGCAACTGAAAGACGGATATGACCGGTCGTATCGCGAATTCTACAAGTGGAGTTCAATCTTCCAGAGCAGTTTGTCTCATGGCGCGCTTAAACATCAACTGAAACATTTCTTTTACACGAGCGGATGGAAGAAATTCGAGCCGCTGTGGAACACCGTGATTCAGTTAAAGAAACTGAACCTGATGACGCCGCTTCTCGAAGGCGTGCTTTCGAAGGTGACAAAACAAATGCATAACAATTCTGCACAGACAGTTCCTCTGCGCACAGTGTCTGAAATTTAA
- a CDS encoding SMP-30/gluconolactonase/LRE family protein yields the protein MNPRSLLHFALSFALLAISQNPVSAHDPGLIQPGAEIRYLAGGFRFAEGPACDSGGNLYFSDIPNNRIYIWTLNGDLKLYREKSNAANGLYFDSDGSLLVCEGAGRRLIRDNLNGQLTPLADSYEGKKLNSPNDLWVDPAGGIYFSDPRYGKTDDLEQDGMHVYYLPKDGKLRRVTDDLIKPNGLAGTPDGKKLYISDEGAKRVWVYTIVRGGNLRNKRLFAEQDCDGMTLDDNGNVYMAGKKVAIYSPEGVLLECIQFPEQPSNVTFGGKNHKTLFVTARTSLYSIDLQVSGAYKALPPPPRPPAPEKSPK from the coding sequence ATGAATCCACGCTCCCTGCTCCATTTTGCATTGTCCTTTGCACTGCTCGCAATCTCCCAGAACCCTGTGTCGGCACACGACCCGGGCCTGATCCAACCCGGCGCGGAAATCCGGTATCTCGCCGGCGGGTTCCGCTTTGCGGAAGGCCCCGCCTGCGATTCGGGCGGCAACCTTTATTTCAGCGACATACCCAACAACCGGATCTACATCTGGACCCTCAATGGCGACCTGAAGCTGTACCGGGAAAAATCCAACGCCGCCAACGGGCTGTACTTCGATTCGGACGGGAGCCTGCTCGTCTGCGAAGGCGCCGGACGCCGCCTGATCCGTGACAATCTCAACGGCCAATTGACCCCGCTGGCGGACAGTTACGAGGGGAAAAAGCTCAACAGCCCGAACGACCTCTGGGTTGACCCCGCGGGCGGGATTTATTTCAGCGATCCCCGCTACGGCAAGACCGATGACCTCGAACAGGACGGCATGCATGTCTATTACCTGCCCAAGGACGGGAAGCTGAGGCGGGTCACCGATGATTTGATAAAGCCCAACGGCCTGGCCGGCACACCGGACGGTAAAAAACTGTACATCTCCGATGAAGGCGCCAAACGGGTCTGGGTGTACACCATCGTCCGGGGCGGCAATCTGAGAAACAAACGGCTTTTTGCCGAACAGGATTGCGACGGGATGACTTTGGATGATAACGGCAATGTTTATATGGCCGGGAAAAAAGTGGCCATTTATTCGCCGGAAGGCGTGCTGCTTGAATGCATCCAATTCCCGGAACAGCCCTCGAATGTGACGTTTGGGGGCAAGAACCATAAAACCCTGTTTGTCACCGCCCGAACCTCCCTTTACAGCATTGATTTGCAAGTCTCTGGAGCTTATAAGGCGTTGCCTCCCCCGCCCAGGCCGCCCGCGCCGGAAAAAAGTCCGAAGTAA
- a CDS encoding nucleotidyltransferase family protein, translating to MKKVTTAFILGAGLGTRLKPLTDACPKPLLPVCGRPMITYVFEHLARAGIRRFIINTHHCAAVYAAAFPDNTWHGLPLVLRHEPLLLGTAGGLKNVEDLLGDETILLHSGDVLSDLPIDALLDFHRAHDSEISLALRTRPGIETVGIDPDGRIGDVGRFASRSDLAYHDYANVAVIEPAFLRRIPDSNPRGLAAIWSQMAREHGPLFGMPLNQGYWFNVGTLEEYERLNSGEEFPPL from the coding sequence TTGAAAAAAGTCACGACAGCTTTTATTTTGGGCGCGGGTCTGGGAACCCGGCTCAAGCCGTTGACCGACGCCTGCCCCAAACCCCTCCTGCCCGTCTGCGGTCGTCCGATGATCACATACGTTTTCGAGCATCTGGCCCGGGCTGGCATCCGGCGCTTTATCATCAACACCCATCATTGCGCCGCAGTTTACGCCGCGGCTTTTCCGGACAACACCTGGCACGGCCTGCCACTTGTATTGCGCCATGAACCGCTCTTGCTTGGCACGGCCGGCGGGCTCAAAAACGTCGAGGACCTGCTGGGCGATGAAACGATTCTTTTGCACAGCGGAGATGTGCTTAGCGACCTGCCCATCGACGCCCTCCTGGATTTTCATCGCGCTCATGACTCCGAAATCAGTCTCGCGCTGCGCACGCGCCCCGGCATAGAGACTGTCGGCATTGATCCGGATGGCCGCATAGGCGATGTGGGGCGATTCGCGTCGCGCTCCGATCTTGCCTATCACGACTACGCCAATGTCGCCGTCATTGAACCGGCCTTCCTGCGGCGCATTCCCGATTCCAATCCCCGCGGGCTCGCCGCCATCTGGTCGCAGATGGCCCGGGAACACGGCCCGCTTTTCGGCATGCCGCTCAATCAAGGGTACTGGTTCAATGTCGGCACGCTTGAAGAATACGAACGCCTGAACAGTGGAGAGGAGTTTCCGCCATTATGA
- a CDS encoding phosphotransferase: protein MMHTTNFEPLREATIRALSLDPSEPLEFDPLLKGGSDRHFYRLKAGGGRSWIAVCYGTERAENALYTDIARFLEKIGVPVPRIVAEDAAGRMLWLEDLGGEDLYFYRSAAWDQKLELYGKAIRAASVLHGSGWERAQALKLELMPGFDEKLYAWERNYFYDEFLAGVCRDPLDTGAREKIEADFQPVARRFSEAAPELVHRDFQSQNIMVRGGDVVLIDFQGMRRGVRHYDLASLIFDPYVVFTTGEREKLIGLAFSLDGGGQSPADFRRDLLAAATQRLMQALGAYGLLGLKKEKTAFLRHIPHALENLGWVLRAGGISTALLERVEKHLPVCKEKYAATKPGA from the coding sequence ATGATGCATACAACAAACTTTGAACCGTTGCGGGAGGCCACGATCCGGGCTTTATCCCTGGACCCGTCCGAACCGCTGGAATTCGACCCGCTCCTGAAGGGGGGCTCCGACCGGCATTTTTACCGGTTGAAGGCCGGTGGGGGACGTTCCTGGATTGCCGTGTGTTATGGCACCGAACGGGCGGAAAACGCGCTTTATACGGACATTGCCCGTTTCCTGGAAAAGATCGGGGTGCCGGTACCGCGCATTGTGGCCGAGGATGCGGCAGGCCGCATGCTCTGGCTGGAAGATCTGGGTGGCGAGGATTTGTATTTTTATCGCAGCGCAGCGTGGGATCAAAAGTTGGAATTGTACGGAAAGGCAATCCGCGCAGCGTCCGTGTTGCATGGCAGCGGATGGGAACGGGCCCAGGCTCTGAAACTGGAGTTGATGCCGGGGTTTGACGAAAAACTCTACGCCTGGGAGCGAAACTATTTTTATGACGAATTTTTGGCCGGGGTTTGCCGCGATCCGCTCGACACCGGCGCGCGTGAAAAGATAGAGGCTGACTTCCAGCCCGTTGCCCGCCGCTTTTCGGAAGCCGCGCCCGAACTGGTACACCGCGATTTTCAATCGCAGAACATCATGGTGCGGGGCGGGGATGTGGTCCTGATCGATTTTCAAGGCATGCGCCGCGGGGTGCGGCATTACGACCTGGCCTCGCTGATTTTTGATCCCTATGTGGTTTTCACAACGGGAGAACGGGAAAAGTTGATAGGGCTGGCCTTTTCCCTGGATGGCGGCGGGCAGAGCCCCGCGGATTTTCGGCGGGACCTGCTGGCCGCCGCCACGCAGCGGTTGATGCAGGCGCTTGGCGCTTATGGATTGCTGGGCTTGAAAAAGGAAAAAACCGCGTTTTTGCGCCACATTCCGCATGCGCTTGAAAATCTGGGATGGGTGCTGCGCGCCGGTGGGATTTCAACAGCGCTGTTGGAGCGCGTGGAAAAACATCTGCCTGTGTGCAAAGAAAAATATGCCGCAACGAAACCCGGTGCTTGA
- a CDS encoding NUDIX hydrolase, giving the protein MPQRNPVLELLAGYKAFDGNEAALLERILEFVRREPACFERSTQEGHLTGSAWVLDPAAKKVLLLHHAKLGKWLQPGGHADGDPDLERVARREVFEETGLEGLELSGNGIFDVDAHWIPAWKDDPGHWHFDVRFCFLADSNAPLRVNAESHELAWVPLDRVGEYTQEESVRRMVRKSG; this is encoded by the coding sequence ATGCCGCAACGAAACCCGGTGCTTGAATTGCTGGCGGGATACAAGGCCTTCGACGGAAACGAAGCCGCTTTGTTGGAGCGGATTCTGGAGTTTGTTCGCAGGGAACCCGCCTGCTTTGAGCGCTCAACGCAGGAAGGGCATTTGACCGGCTCGGCCTGGGTTCTGGACCCGGCTGCAAAAAAAGTGCTTCTACTGCACCACGCCAAGCTCGGAAAATGGCTGCAGCCGGGAGGCCATGCCGATGGAGATCCGGATCTCGAACGGGTTGCCAGGCGCGAGGTATTCGAGGAAACCGGCCTTGAAGGCCTGGAATTGTCCGGCAACGGAATTTTTGATGTGGATGCGCATTGGATACCGGCGTGGAAGGATGATCCCGGCCATTGGCATTTTGACGTGCGGTTTTGTTTTTTGGCGGACAGCAATGCGCCGTTGCGTGTTAATGCGGAGTCGCACGAGCTGGCCTGGGTGCCGCTGGATCGGGTGGGGGAATATACGCAGGAAGAATCGGTGCGGCGGATGGTGCGGAAAAGCGGATAA
- a CDS encoding small ribosomal subunit Rsm22 family protein, giving the protein MEACVYPEDLEEWWGRQALNHFHLRDLKVAAQKLALQAGKLSDAFTTERSAKFAGCYETPLDWITYGNFFFPQTYARTQLALSELTQFRGWKPAGNRPLKILDVGGGSGAALIAAVDTLAAQSENLNFEATLLDQSELALKYYRALSRDRRKRSLFKTTIQQASLAEPEKWQNTASKFDLILVSFSLGEAFHEKPGTEVLAWLDRMEDLLEVGGILLILEPALKETSERLERLRNHAAATPSWHIWGPCLHRHHCPLLEGKKFWCHEVRHWQVPPMVNRINTGLKRSVWDLKFSFLALGNTEPSRHYNGSEYLRLLSPVAKGHGRLLLSGCNAAGAHAEYDILKRHLSKEQTAKIETLERGDIISLGTLETLGGTGQFRIVNPDQIQRVLLNS; this is encoded by the coding sequence ATGGAAGCGTGTGTGTATCCTGAAGATCTTGAAGAGTGGTGGGGAAGACAGGCTCTCAACCATTTTCATCTGCGCGATCTGAAGGTTGCGGCCCAAAAGCTGGCTCTGCAGGCCGGGAAATTAAGCGATGCCTTCACCACGGAACGATCTGCGAAATTTGCCGGTTGTTATGAAACCCCGTTGGATTGGATTACTTACGGCAATTTCTTTTTCCCCCAGACTTACGCCAGGACACAGCTTGCCCTGTCCGAGCTGACGCAATTCAGGGGCTGGAAGCCGGCAGGCAACCGCCCGCTGAAAATTCTGGATGTGGGGGGAGGCAGCGGCGCCGCATTGATCGCAGCCGTGGACACCCTGGCCGCTCAATCGGAAAATCTGAATTTTGAGGCGACGTTGCTGGACCAATCCGAACTGGCATTGAAATATTATCGCGCGCTTTCGCGGGACCGCCGCAAACGTTCCCTTTTCAAAACGACGATCCAGCAAGCGAGCCTGGCCGAGCCGGAGAAATGGCAGAATACAGCCTCGAAATTCGATCTGATCCTCGTGAGCTTTTCGCTGGGCGAGGCTTTTCACGAAAAGCCCGGCACGGAAGTCTTGGCATGGTTGGATCGAATGGAAGACTTGCTGGAAGTGGGCGGAATTCTTCTGATTCTGGAACCTGCGTTGAAGGAAACCAGCGAGCGGTTGGAGCGCCTGCGCAATCACGCCGCCGCAACCCCGTCCTGGCATATCTGGGGGCCCTGCCTGCACCGCCATCATTGCCCGCTGCTGGAAGGAAAAAAATTCTGGTGCCATGAGGTCCGGCATTGGCAGGTGCCGCCCATGGTCAACCGCATCAACACCGGCCTCAAACGCTCCGTCTGGGACCTCAAGTTCAGCTTTCTCGCGCTTGGAAATACGGAGCCATCCCGCCACTACAACGGTTCGGAATATCTGCGTCTGCTCTCTCCCGTCGCCAAGGGGCACGGACGCCTGCTGTTGTCAGGCTGCAACGCCGCCGGCGCGCATGCAGAATACGACATCCTCAAACGCCATTTGTCGAAAGAGCAAACGGCCAAAATTGAAACTCTCGAGCGGGGTGATATTATTTCCCTGGGAACTTTGGAAACGCTCGGTGGCACGGGCCAGTTCCGCATCGTGAACCCGGATCAAATCCAGCGGGTCCTTTTGAATTCATGA